Genomic DNA from Nocardioides aquaticus:
CCGGCGTGGACCGGGCCGCCGCGGCGCGGCTGCTGACCGGCACCGTGCTGGTCCTCGGCCTGGCCCAGCTCCTGGTCGGGATGCTGTTCGGCTCGGTGCAGACCGGCGCCACCGTGCTGGCCACCAGCGAGGGCCGCCCCGGCCTGGCCGGCTTCGTGCACGGCACGCTCGGGGTCGGCAGCGCGGTGGCCGGGCTGATGACCGCCGGGCTCCCGCAGCGGATCGGGCACGAGCTGCGCGCCTGGTGGGCGGCCTGCCTGCTGCTGCCGCTCAGCGTGCCGCTGCTGCTCGTCGACTCGCTCCTGCCGCTGACCGCGGTGGTGCTCGTCCTCGGCTGCGCGGTCGCGCCGTACATGATCGCGGTCTTCAGCCTCGCCGAGCGCGTGGTCGACCCGGCCCGGGTGGGGGCGGCGATGACGCTGCTGGCCAGCTGCACCGGGATCGGGTACGCCCTGGGCTCGGCCGTGGCCGGTCGGCTCGCCGACGACCACGGGCACACCGCCGCGTTCGCGGTCACCGTGACGGCCTGCGCGCTCGCCGCGCTGCTGACCACCGCGGCCCGGCGCCGGCTGCACGACGCGGTCGCTCGGGCCGACGCCGCGGGTCGCCGCGAGCCGGCTCCGGCGGGCCTGGCGGGCTAGACGCCCAGCCGCGCCGGGAGGGTCTCCCAGCCGCGCAGGATCCGGGTCGGCCGGCGCCGGGCGCCGCGCTCGAGCGCCAGGTCGGGGAAGCGGTCCAGCACCGTGCGCAGCCCGACCTCGCCCTCCATCCGGGCCAGGGCGGCCCCCAGGCAGTAGTGCCGGCCGGCGGAGAACGAGACGTGGTCGCGGGCGTTGGCCCGGCCCACGTCGAAGCGGTCCGGGTCGGCGAAGACCGCCGGGTCCCGGTTGGCGCCGGCGAGCAGGCAGGTGACCACCGACCCCCGGCGTACGGCGACCCCGGCGACCTCGGTGTCGCGGCGGGCGACGCGGCCGGTGAGCAGCACCGGAGGGTCGACCCGCAGCACCTCGTCGACCGCGGTCGACCACAGGGAGGGGTCGGCGCGGAGCCTGGCCAGCTCGTCGGGGTGCTCGGTGAGCAGGACGATGCCGTTGGAGAGCAGGTTGACCGTGGTCTCGAAGCCGGCGGCCAGCACCAGGCCCGCGGTGGCCTCCAGCTCGGCGTCGCTCAGCCCGACGCCGTCCTCGCGCGCCGCGACCAGCTGGCTCATCAGGTCGTCGCCGGGGTGCTCGCGCAGGCCGGCGAGGTGCTCGGCCAGCCAGGCCCGGAAGCCCGCCAGCGCGCGCTCGACGCGGCGGAACTCGGCGTACCCGAGACCGAGGTCGAGGCTGGGCGCGGCGGCCGCGCCGAAGGCGAGCACCCGGTCGCGCTCCCCGGCCGGCACCCCGAGGATCTCGGCGATCACCGTGACCGGCAGCAGCGCGCAGTAGCGCTCGACGAGGTCGACGGGACCGTCGCCGGGACGTGCCTGCGCCTCGAGGTCGTCGAGCAGCTCGTCCGCGACCTGCTGGGTGCGCTCCCGCAGGCCCTCGACGGCGCGCACCGAGAAGACACGGGTGACCAGCTTGCGGTAGCGGGTGTGCTGCGGGGGCTCGGTGACCAGCAGCGACGGCGGGCTGAGCGGTCCGAAGGCGGCCGGGTCCGCGGCCCACGTGCCCAGCCGGCCCAGCACGCCCTCGTCGCCGGCGTCGAAGACCCCGGTACGGAAGTCGTTGCTGGTCAGCACCTCGCGCACCACCGGCTGGTGCGCGGTCATCAGGGCGTACCGGGCCCGGTGCAGCGGCCCGGAGGACCGCACCTCGTCGGCGATGGCCCGCAGGGCGGCGTGGTCGTGCGCGACGCGGCGGTCCACCAGCCGGCCCTGCAGGTCGCCCCGCCTGGCCGCGTTCCGCATCACGGTGCTGGGCAGGGCGTGCCCGAGGGACCACCGCACCGCGGGCCGGACGAGGCTGTCGGTCGGGGACACGGGCGGCTCCTGGCTGGACGGTGCGGGGGACCTGTCCGCGACAGACTGTCGCGCTCGGGCTCGCCACGCCAACGTGAGGTACGACACCCCGGACCGCGAGCGGGGCCCCCGCCGTGGCCGCGTGGCCGCGCGGCCGGCCCACCCCCGAGCAGGTAGTCGCGGGCGCCGGGGTCCG
This window encodes:
- a CDS encoding cytochrome P450, whose amino-acid sequence is MSPTDSLVRPAVRWSLGHALPSTVMRNAARRGDLQGRLVDRRVAHDHAALRAIADEVRSSGPLHRARYALMTAHQPVVREVLTSNDFRTGVFDAGDEGVLGRLGTWAADPAAFGPLSPPSLLVTEPPQHTRYRKLVTRVFSVRAVEGLRERTQQVADELLDDLEAQARPGDGPVDLVERYCALLPVTVIAEILGVPAGERDRVLAFGAAAAPSLDLGLGYAEFRRVERALAGFRAWLAEHLAGLREHPGDDLMSQLVAAREDGVGLSDAELEATAGLVLAAGFETTVNLLSNGIVLLTEHPDELARLRADPSLWSTAVDEVLRVDPPVLLTGRVARRDTEVAGVAVRRGSVVTCLLAGANRDPAVFADPDRFDVGRANARDHVSFSAGRHYCLGAALARMEGEVGLRTVLDRFPDLALERGARRRPTRILRGWETLPARLGV
- a CDS encoding MFS transporter; this encodes MSPLASYRRLLRLAGPAYVAVAFLGRLPLAMSQLGTLLLVSTATGSYGAGGLAAGALAVANAVTSPLAGALADRVGQRPVVLVQSLLGAALLSLLVVLVGADLPTPVLVAAAAAAGASLPQVGPLARVRWRPITDGSGVHQRRLVDAAFSYEGAADEASFALGPALVGVGAVAVSPSGALLLAAGLLAVFGTAFALHPTARRSRASRLAAGVDRAAAARLLTGTVLVLGLAQLLVGMLFGSVQTGATVLATSEGRPGLAGFVHGTLGVGSAVAGLMTAGLPQRIGHELRAWWAACLLLPLSVPLLLVDSLLPLTAVVLVLGCAVAPYMIAVFSLAERVVDPARVGAAMTLLASCTGIGYALGSAVAGRLADDHGHTAAFAVTVTACALAALLTTAARRRLHDAVARADAAGRREPAPAGLAG